The Sulfuricurvum sp. DNA window AAACCTAACTTATTTTGATCGGCAGTGAATGGTATCGTTTTCCGGTCGCATCAAAAATGGCGTTAGCGACTGCCGGAAAGATAGGAGGAACTGCCGTCTCGCCTATACCGCCGATTTTTTCACCTGAATTGACGATACTGACTTGGATATCCGGAGCATCGGAAATTCGTGTAACCTGATAATCATAGAAATTATTTTGTACCGCTTCACCGTTTTGAATCGTAATTTCACTGTATTTTGTCGGTGCAAGACCGAAGTTGATCCCGCTGATCATCTGATTCTCAACATTGAGCGGATTAACGGCAAAGCCGCAATCGACGCTGCACCATACTTTTTCTACTTTAAAATCGTTTTTGGAAACTCTGACTTTTGCCACTTGTGCCACAATACTTCCGAATGATTTGACGAGTGCGACGCCGTAACCGACATTTTTCTCTTTTTTGCGATTTCCCCAATCGGAAATTCTTTTGACATCAACTAACAGTTTGATGCATCGCAAATCATCCAGCATACTGATTCTGTAGGCGATCGGGTCTACTCCTGCTTTATGTGCCGCTTCGTCGACAATACCTTCTACCATAGGTGCGGTTTGAGTATGTCCGACCGAACGCCACCATAGGGCAGGAATCGGAGAACTCGGTGAATGTGACTGCATGTCATGATTCATAATGCTGTAAGGATGATCGGTCAGGCCGTCCCATTGTGCCCAGTCTACGCCGTCTTTAAATAAAAATCCGAGTATCGTGTCTTTGACAACCGGTTGTCCGACGACTTTGGCTTCGAAAGCTGTGATATCTCCGAATTTATTAAGTGCCAGTCGGGCTTTATTTTTATACATAGGACGATAGTTCCCCATACGGATATCGTCCTCTCGTGTCCATAGAGTCATGATCGGCCATGGCTCATCTTTTGCGGTGTAGACTGCATCGTTGATATAGTCGGAATTAGCCGCACCACGGCGTCCGAAACCTCCGCCGAGAAAAGTATTGTGATACTCAACGGATTCCGGTTTGATCCCCAGGATATTGGCACAATCATCACGATAGGTGGTTTGCATTTGTCCTCCGGTCCACATTTTGGCACTATCACCCGTATGATGGATCGTACAGTTGAGCGGTTCCATAGGGGCATGGGCCAGAAACGGGAACTCATACTCAGCGGAGATGATAGAGTGCGCTTCTTTGAACGCTTTGTCGGTATTTCCGTCTTTACGCATTGAAGCACCCGGTTTTTTCAATAAATCACCGTATTCTTTTTGCAAGTCTGCCGTGCTGACATTGGCGAATGCACCTTTGTCCCATACAACATTGATAGAGTTTAATGCCTCTTTTGCCTGAAACCAATGGTCTGCTATGACGGCAATTCCACCGGGAATTTGTTTGATTTTGAGAATTCCGTTTCGTTTTAAGGCTTCTGATGGATCAAAACTGACGATTTTGGATCCGAAAACGGCTGGATGCAAGATTGCTGCGTATTTGAGGTTGTCCATACGTACATCGACACCGTATTCTGCTTTTCCTGTTACTTTGGCCCAGGCTTCCGAATGATGTCTTTTTGTAGGTTTTCCGATCAGCGTACACTCTTTTAAATCTTTTAATTTTGGGTTTTCAGGTACGTTCATCGTCTGGATATCCGATACCAACTCCCCATAGG harbors:
- a CDS encoding molybdopterin cofactor-binding domain-containing protein; this encodes MGLSRRTFLKNTTLATSAFIIGFYLPSTARASEDSKDIIALQPNAFIQIDPDNTITFLMGQAEMGQGTYTAMAMSIADELDADWDAVHFKASEVKPIYNSVFGPFMLTAGSTSMSTKHLEMRKIGAAVNAMLKTAAAQRWNTDISNVKTAKAHAMNVQTGEKFTYGELVSDIQTMNVPENPKLKDLKECTLIGKPTKRHHSEAWAKVTGKAEYGVDVRMDNLKYAAILHPAVFGSKIVSFDPSEALKRNGILKIKQIPGGIAVIADHWFQAKEALNSINVVWDKGAFANVSTADLQKEYGDLLKKPGASMRKDGNTDKAFKEAHSIISAEYEFPFLAHAPMEPLNCTIHHTGDSAKMWTGGQMQTTYRDDCANILGIKPESVEYHNTFLGGGFGRRGAANSDYINDAVYTAKDEPWPIMTLWTREDDIRMGNYRPMYKNKARLALNKFGDITAFEAKVVGQPVVKDTILGFLFKDGVDWAQWDGLTDHPYSIMNHDMQSHSPSSPIPALWWRSVGHTQTAPMVEGIVDEAAHKAGVDPIAYRISMLDDLRCIKLLVDVKRISDWGNRKKEKNVGYGVALVKSFGSIVAQVAKVRVSKNDFKVEKVWCSVDCGFAVNPLNVENQMISGINFGLAPTKYSEITIQNGEAVQNNFYDYQVTRISDAPDIQVSIVNSGEKIGGIGETAVPPIFPAVANAIFDATGKRYHSLPIKIS